Proteins encoded in a region of the Sphingomonas sp. HMP9 genome:
- the dgoD gene encoding galactonate dehydratase translates to MIKIAQIETFILPPRWLFVRVETDDGAVGWGEASLEGHAEAVEGAFASLRDRFIGHDPARIEDIWQVAYRLGFYRGGPVLMSALSGLDQALWDLKGRLLGVPVWQLLGGNVRDRVPVYAWIGGDRPDEVAEAAAERLKQGFKAVKMNATADLGWLDSPKALDETVERVAAVQAQGLDVGLDFHGRVHRPMAKQLAAAVTPLRPLFIEEPLLSEHLEGIVDFAQHTSVPIALGERLYSRWDFKRVFEANCVDIIQPDLSHAGGISECRRIAAMAEAYDVAVAPHCPLGPLALAACMQIAAATPNFVIQEMSLGIHYNVGGHDLLSYMTDPSVFDVVDGMVDVLSGPGLGVTIDEAKVRDAASRPIVGWRNPAWRGPDGAVREW, encoded by the coding sequence ATGATCAAGATCGCGCAGATCGAGACCTTTATCCTGCCACCCCGTTGGTTGTTCGTCCGCGTCGAGACCGACGACGGTGCGGTAGGTTGGGGTGAAGCAAGCTTGGAAGGGCATGCCGAGGCGGTCGAAGGGGCGTTCGCGTCGCTCCGCGACCGCTTCATCGGGCATGACCCCGCGCGGATCGAGGATATCTGGCAGGTCGCCTATCGGCTTGGTTTTTACCGTGGGGGCCCGGTGCTGATGTCCGCATTGTCTGGTCTCGACCAGGCGCTGTGGGATTTGAAGGGGCGGCTACTTGGCGTGCCCGTGTGGCAGCTGCTCGGCGGCAATGTACGCGACCGCGTCCCAGTCTATGCTTGGATTGGAGGCGACCGGCCGGACGAGGTTGCCGAGGCTGCAGCCGAACGGCTGAAGCAGGGCTTCAAGGCGGTCAAGATGAACGCCACCGCCGATCTCGGCTGGCTCGACAGCCCCAAGGCTTTAGATGAGACGGTCGAGCGTGTTGCGGCGGTGCAGGCACAGGGGCTCGACGTGGGCCTCGACTTCCACGGCCGCGTCCACCGGCCGATGGCGAAGCAGCTCGCCGCCGCAGTGACGCCGCTTCGCCCGCTGTTCATCGAGGAGCCCTTGCTGTCGGAACATCTCGAAGGAATCGTCGATTTCGCGCAGCACACCAGCGTCCCGATCGCGCTCGGCGAGCGGCTCTACAGTCGCTGGGATTTCAAGCGCGTGTTCGAGGCGAATTGCGTCGACATCATCCAGCCCGACCTGAGCCACGCCGGCGGCATCTCTGAATGCCGCCGGATCGCGGCGATGGCAGAGGCGTACGACGTCGCGGTCGCGCCGCATTGCCCGCTTGGTCCGCTCGCGCTTGCGGCCTGCATGCAGATCGCCGCGGCGACGCCCAATTTCGTGATCCAGGAGATGTCGCTCGGCATCCACTACAATGTCGGCGGGCACGATCTGCTGAGCTACATGACCGATCCGTCGGTATTCGATGTGGTGGACGGGATGGTCGATGTCCTGAGTGGCCCTGGCCTTGGCGTCACGATCGACGAAGCGAAGGTGCGCGACGCCGCGAGCCGCCCGATCGTGGGCTGGCGCAACCCGGCGTGGCGTGGGCCCGACGGCGCAGTCCGCGAGTGGTGA
- a CDS encoding Gfo/Idh/MocA family protein, giving the protein MIRNVAIIGAGKIARDQHVPALRASEAFSLVATVDTGGGIDGVPNHRDLAALLASGIRVDAVAICTPPQVRGAIARQAIAAGLHVLLEKPPAVTLTELTVLTDLARGAGVTLFAAWHSRFAPMVEGARDWLHGKTVTGGQVTWRESVRRWDPGHSWLWAPGGLGVFDPGITRSRS; this is encoded by the coding sequence GTGATCCGGAACGTCGCGATCATCGGCGCGGGCAAGATCGCCCGTGACCAGCACGTCCCCGCTCTCCGCGCCAGCGAGGCCTTCTCGCTGGTCGCTACGGTCGATACCGGGGGGGGGATCGACGGTGTGCCAAACCATCGCGATCTTGCCGCATTGCTGGCAAGCGGCATTCGCGTCGATGCCGTCGCGATCTGTACACCGCCGCAGGTCCGCGGCGCGATCGCGCGGCAGGCCATTGCGGCGGGGCTTCACGTCCTACTGGAGAAGCCTCCTGCTGTGACGTTGACCGAATTGACCGTGCTGACCGATCTGGCACGCGGCGCTGGCGTGACGCTGTTCGCGGCCTGGCATTCGCGTTTCGCGCCGATGGTCGAGGGGGCACGCGACTGGCTCCACGGAAAGACCGTCACAGGCGGGCAGGTGACATGGCGTGAAAGCGTTCGGCGCTGGGATCCGGGGCATTCCTGGCTGTGGGCGCCTGGTGGTCTCGGCGTGTTCGATCCGGGGATAACGCGCTCTCGATCCTGA
- a CDS encoding sodium/sugar symporter, which produces MPLNPIDIAVIVVYAIFIFGLAQWVSRDKKGAGPKNTTDYFLASKDLPWWAIGASLIAANISAEQIVGMSGSGYAIGLAIASYEWMAALTLLIVGKFFLPIFLRNEIYTMPQFLERRYGTRIRTLMAVFWLALYVFVNLTSIIWLGSIAVTKVAGVDQNIALVGLGAFALLYQIRGGLKAVALTDIVQVTLLVLGGLIIAWLTLGKLGEGAGVLAGWSKLTTSIPDHFHMILKKGNPHYADLPGLSVLIGGMWIANLSYWGFNQYIIQRALAAKSLGEAQKGIIFAAFLKLLMPLIIVLPGIAALLLAPNLAKPDEAYPTMMALLPTGLLGLVFAALIAAIIASTASKINSIATIFTLDIYAKYRGVRTDAEHGTGAHDANERHLVKAGRIAAVVAIVIAVSTARPLVGASEQAFQFIQEFTGFFTPGITVIFLLGLFWKRANEAGAITAAVSSVVLSWVLKEVWGTLPFMDRMGAVFLAALVLAVIVSLLVPQRRGADTITTADVDYTTQASFNMGAGAVVLILIALYATWW; this is translated from the coding sequence TTGCCGTTAAACCCCATCGATATTGCCGTGATCGTCGTCTACGCGATCTTCATCTTCGGCCTCGCGCAATGGGTGAGCCGCGACAAGAAGGGCGCCGGTCCCAAGAACACCACCGACTATTTTCTCGCATCGAAGGATCTGCCCTGGTGGGCGATCGGCGCGTCGCTGATCGCGGCTAACATTTCCGCCGAACAGATCGTCGGCATGTCGGGGTCGGGCTATGCGATCGGCCTCGCAATCGCGTCGTACGAGTGGATGGCGGCGCTGACGCTGTTGATCGTCGGGAAATTCTTCCTCCCGATCTTCCTGCGCAACGAGATCTACACGATGCCGCAGTTCCTGGAACGGCGCTACGGCACCCGTATTCGCACGCTGATGGCGGTGTTCTGGCTCGCGCTCTACGTGTTCGTGAACCTTACCTCGATCATCTGGCTAGGCTCGATCGCCGTGACGAAGGTGGCGGGCGTCGACCAGAACATTGCGCTCGTCGGCCTCGGTGCGTTCGCGCTTCTCTACCAGATCCGCGGTGGACTGAAGGCGGTGGCGCTGACCGACATCGTCCAGGTGACGCTATTGGTGCTCGGCGGCTTGATCATCGCCTGGCTGACGCTCGGCAAGCTCGGTGAAGGCGCAGGCGTCCTGGCCGGCTGGAGCAAGCTCACGACCAGCATCCCCGACCATTTCCACATGATCCTGAAGAAGGGCAATCCGCACTACGCCGACCTGCCCGGGCTGTCGGTGCTGATCGGCGGCATGTGGATCGCGAATCTGAGTTATTGGGGCTTCAACCAATACATCATCCAACGCGCCCTCGCCGCCAAGAGCCTTGGCGAGGCGCAGAAGGGGATCATCTTCGCTGCGTTCCTGAAGCTGCTGATGCCGTTGATAATCGTGCTGCCGGGGATCGCCGCATTGTTGCTCGCGCCCAACCTGGCCAAGCCCGACGAGGCCTATCCGACCATGATGGCCCTGCTGCCGACCGGACTTTTGGGTCTTGTTTTCGCCGCGTTGATCGCCGCGATCATCGCGTCGACCGCCTCCAAAATCAATTCGATCGCGACCATCTTCACGCTCGACATCTATGCCAAATATCGCGGTGTACGTACCGACGCCGAGCACGGCACGGGCGCACATGATGCGAACGAACGTCATCTGGTAAAGGCCGGGCGGATCGCTGCCGTCGTCGCGATCGTCATTGCGGTGTCGACCGCGCGTCCGTTGGTCGGGGCGTCCGAACAGGCGTTCCAGTTCATTCAGGAATTCACCGGCTTTTTCACGCCCGGCATTACCGTCATCTTCCTGCTTGGCCTGTTTTGGAAACGCGCCAACGAAGCTGGCGCGATCACCGCAGCGGTGTCGTCCGTCGTGCTGTCATGGGTATTGAAGGAAGTCTGGGGTACGCTGCCGTTCATGGACCGGATGGGCGCCGTCTTCCTTGCCGCGCTTGTTCTCGCGGTCATAGTATCGCTGCTCGTCCCACAACGGCGCGGTGCCGACACGATCACCACCGCCGACGTCGATTACACCACGCAGGCAAGCTTCAACATGGGCGCTGGCGCGGTCGTATTGATCCTTATCGCGCTCTACGCGACCTGGTGGTGA
- a CDS encoding SMP-30/gluconolactonase/LRE family protein translates to MIWSLEAMRGEGPVWGDGDAALWFVDIKRGRLHRYDPATDVRRSIDIGGQASFIAATDAGALLIGSGSR, encoded by the coding sequence TTGATCTGGTCGTTGGAGGCCATGCGGGGCGAGGGGCCGGTGTGGGGCGACGGAGATGCAGCATTGTGGTTCGTCGATATCAAGCGGGGACGGTTGCATCGCTACGATCCCGCGACCGACGTGCGGCGCTCGATCGACATCGGCGGGCAGGCGAGCTTCATCGCCGCGACCGATGCGGGCGCGCTGCTGATTGGCAGCGGATCGCGCTGA
- a CDS encoding FadR/GntR family transcriptional regulator: MNDTEPSQVRTSLGRNLTHGMLDALGRAIVTGHYDGRRFPTEADLTTQHGVSRSVTREAVKMLTAKGLLSARPRQGTIVQPTSAWNLFDTDVLRWLLERKFTLPLLRSFNELRLAIEPMAAQLAAAHATPAGKATIAAGYARMEEAERGDEDALEADIAFHVAILRAGDNMFFAQFEELVSTALRTSIRFTNRFKGRSASLPAHKAVLEAIEAGDEHLAGAAVRQIIEDVMVLIRQAESAGAAADRANALDI, from the coding sequence ATGAACGATACCGAGCCAAGCCAAGTCCGCACATCGCTGGGCCGCAATCTGACCCATGGCATGCTCGACGCACTTGGCCGCGCGATCGTCACCGGCCATTATGATGGCCGGCGGTTTCCGACGGAGGCGGATCTCACCACGCAGCACGGCGTCAGTCGTTCCGTAACCCGGGAGGCGGTGAAGATGCTGACCGCCAAGGGGCTGTTGTCGGCAAGGCCGCGGCAGGGAACGATCGTCCAGCCGACATCTGCATGGAATCTGTTCGACACCGACGTGCTGCGCTGGCTGCTCGAGCGCAAGTTCACGCTGCCGCTGCTGCGCAGCTTCAACGAACTCCGCTTGGCGATCGAGCCGATGGCGGCGCAACTTGCCGCCGCGCACGCCACGCCGGCCGGCAAGGCGACGATTGCGGCGGGCTACGCACGGATGGAAGAAGCCGAGCGCGGCGACGAGGATGCGCTGGAGGCGGATATCGCGTTCCACGTCGCAATTCTGCGTGCGGGCGACAACATGTTCTTTGCCCAGTTCGAGGAACTCGTCTCGACTGCGCTGCGTACCTCGATCCGCTTCACCAACCGCTTCAAGGGACGCAGCGCGAGCCTGCCAGCGCACAAGGCGGTCCTGGAAGCGATCGAAGCCGGCGACGAGCATCTGGCGGGCGCCGCAGTGCGACAGATCATCGAGGACGTCATGGTCCTGATACGACAGGCCGAAAGTGCAGGAGCGGCAGCCGACCGGGCCAACGCCCTTGATATCTAA